The proteins below are encoded in one region of Solenopsis invicta isolate M01_SB chromosome 8, UNIL_Sinv_3.0, whole genome shotgun sequence:
- the LOC105192882 gene encoding protein yippee-like 1 produces MVKTFQAYLPSCHRTYSCIHCRAHLANHDELISKSFQGSQGRAYLFNSVVNVGCGPAEERVLLTGLHAVADIYCECCKTTLGWKYEHAFESSQKYKEGKFIIELAHMIKENGWE; encoded by the exons ATGGTGAAAACTTTTCAAGCGTACCTACCTTCCTGTCACCGCACTTACTCGTGCATTCACTGCCGTGCTCATCTCGCCAATCACGACGAACTCATCTCTAAG TCCTTCCAGGGCAGTCAAGGTCGTGCCTATCTCTTTAATTCTGT GGTGAACGTAGGTTGCGGTCCCGCGGAGGAGCGAGTTCTGTTAACTGGGCTGCACGCTGTCGCTGATATCTATTGCGAATGCTGCAAAACCACCTTAGGGTGGAAATAT gagcATGCATTCGAATCGAGTCAGAAATATAAGGAGGGCAAATTTATAATCGAACTTGCCCACATGATCAAGGAGAATGGATGGGAATGA
- the LOC105192881 gene encoding LOW QUALITY PROTEIN: zinc finger protein 184 (The sequence of the model RefSeq protein was modified relative to this genomic sequence to represent the inferred CDS: deleted 1 base in 1 codon), with product ARNAEKVRGAEVRVWERRGRKVEVVFQETRGRRSVPKSRRAEAKITYGLQHIEESCGVLFSIGVPVARQRYESDSVDRRKRGESAFRKGKRRKLQPPAGAAAATTATVAAAAAVAATPATAVVAACSDFRFSTYGSPCVRLVSRGLSLSLSLSLARPPLPPGASIAIYRSTSAADFWSSLSVQLTETPSPGLQLAIEELGVCPCILQRPPASSSSSYPCVDHRRTWRVDMTATFYSQGRDTGADGYVYLEPLKIFPTDQFVIVERAGAENAALTDTEERTSAASSQTDPSVPTVTNMCTTPGNAGAGFGYAWSFGGPGTETRENAQSELATNISYAVNNNQDQGSSQKIQVDIKPAKVAATTHRRPMFAMNESCQQTPTTHHGHTGGAHNQTTHGTHVRTKKHHDVFSLTCDKGGCNCDAAHPTPPPSLFSNTLVFTTADKHAMSKHFMTPLGPLQLTAEECNEILMKRAAAASNQASTANNVATNQTDNTTHFGHVLTHVNTTQIETKVKQQQDMGSQVRVPKERPYSCSECGKSFLLKHHLTTHARVHTGERPHICIHCGKSFAHKHCLHTHLLLHSAERPYQCRECKKSFTLKHHLVTHTRVHTRERPFVCQECGRAFPLKRHLVTHSKFHSGERPYVCEECGESFSQKDHLTMHSRFHGSLHPFVCHDCGATFQRKFELVNHGRLHGRVPHACTVCGKEFLQKRTLLAHMRLHTGETPFACTVCGEAFPRKADLVSHSKIHNNNANTDEKSLTCRECGLDFPNREALNLHQRLHTGDRTLVTDLCGLAAAFQQTPAHFLTPNTPGTHQMNGPIGTPGVSHMHGATQTSPPVGTGPKPKPHICPDCGRGFAQKHGLSQHQRRHTDGSCHIRSHVCDKCGKAFFQKNHLLLHQRQHMDPPPSILRQQQRQAAQAAAQQAQQQQQQQAQQQQQQVQQQQQVQQQVQQQPQQQQQTCTVDTKTIQLQAIQQQVQQQVQQQVQQQQQQQQQQQQQQQQQQQQQQTQQQQACSVDAKAIQLNVTM from the exons CGGAAAAAGTGCGCGGAGCAGAAGTGAGAGTGTGGGAGCGCCGTGGGAGGAAGGTGGAGGTTGTCTTTCAAGAGACCCGTGGACGCCGCTCTGTTCCGAAAAGCCGAAGAGCCGAAGCGAAAATCACTTATGGTCTCCAACACATAGAAGAGTCGTGCGGCGTGCTTTTTTCTATTGGTGTACCAGTGGCGCGGCAACGATACGAAAGCGACTCGGTAGATCGGCGGAAACGCGGCGAATCGGCGTTTCGAAAGGGAAAAAGGAGGAAGCTTCAGCCGCCTGCtggtgctgctgctgctactactgctactgttgctgctgctgctgctgttgctgctacTCCTGCTACTGCTGTTGTCGCTGCTTGTTCCGACTTCCGATTCTCGACGTACGGCTCACCTTGCGTACGACTCGTCTCTCgaggcctctctctctctctctctctctctctcgcgcgcccCCCTCTCCCTCCCGGGGCCAGCATCGCGATCTACAGATCGAC CTCCGCCGCAGACTTCTGGTCTAGCCTTAGCGTACAGCTAACCGAAACTCCTAGCCCAGGATTACAACTCGCGATCGAGGAGCTAGGAGTCTGTCCGTGTATCCTCCAGCGTCCTCCAGCGTCCTCCAGCAGCTCTTACCCCTGTGTAGATCATCGCCGTACTTGGCGCGTAGATATGACAGCCACGTTTTATTCGCAAGGCCGAGATACTGGAGC TGACGGGTACGTTTATTTGGAACCTCTCAAAATATTTCCCACGGATCAGTTTGTTATAGTAGAGAGGGCTGGCGCGGAAAATGCTGCGTTGACGGACACGGAAGAACGCACAAGTGCCGCGTCCAGCCAGACTGACCCATCTGTTCCAACCGTCACGAATATGTGTACCACGCCTGGGAATGCTGGTGCAGGATTCGGGTACGCTTGGTCCTTCGGGGGGCCAGGGACCGAGACCCGGGAGAACGCGCAGAGCGAGCTCGCCACCAACATCAGTTATGCCGTCAACAATAATCAGGATCAAGGATCGAGTCAGAAGATACAGGTCGACATCAAGCCGGCCAAGGTTGCCGCCACCACTCATCGACGTCCGATGTTTGCGATGAACGAAAGCTGTCAGCAAACACCCACTACGCATCATGGCCATACGGGCGGAGCGCATAATCAAACTACTCACGGCACTCACGTTCGCACTAAAAAGCATCACGATGTATTTTCATTAACCTGTGACAAAGGGGGATGCAATTGCGACGCGGCACATCCTACACCCCCACCTTCCTTATTCTCCAATACCTTAGTTTTTACAACAGCTGACAAGCACGCCATGAGTAAGCACTTCATGACACCGCTCGGACCTCTGCAGCTTACCGCGGAAGAGTGCAATGAAATCTTGATGAAGAGAGCTGCCGCTGCATCCAATCAAGCCAGCACGGCGAATAACGTTGCCACGAATCAGACGGACAATACTACCCATTTCGGGCATGTTTTGACCCATGTGAATACAACGCAAATCGAGACGAAAGTCAAACAGCAACAGGATATGGGAAGTCAGGTCCGGGTACCGAAGGAACGACCCTATTCTTGTTCGGAATGCGGGAAATCCTTTCTTCTCAAGCATCATCTTACGACGCATGCGAGAGTACACACTGGAGAACGGCCACACATTTGCATTCATTGCGGCAAAAGTTTTGCGCACAAACATTGTCTTCACACGCATCTGCTGTTACATAGCGCCGAAAGGCCGTATCAATGTCGCGaatgtaaaaaatcttttaccCTGAAACATCATCTTGTAACACATACCCGCGTGCACACGCGGGAACGGCCGTTTGTCTGTCAAGAATGTGGAAGAGCCTTTCCTCTGAAACGTCACTTGGTGACCCACAGTAAGTTTCACTCGGGAGAAAGACCTTACGTTTGCGAAGAGTGCGGAGAATCGTTTTCGCAGAAGGATCATCTTACGATGCATTCACGCTTCCATGGCAGCCTACATCCATTCGTTTGCCACGATTGCGGTGCAACTTTTCAGAGGAAGTTTGAGCTAGTTAATCATGGTCGGCTACATGGCAGAGTTCCACATGCGTGTACCGTATGTGGAAAAGAGTTTCTGCAGAAGAGAACACTTTTAGCTCATATGCGTTTACATACAGGTGAAACACCTTTTGCTTGCACCGTTTGCGGAGAAGCATTCCCTCGGAAAGCAGACCTGGTCTCTCATTCTAAGATTCACAATAACAATGCAAATACTGACGAAAAGTCTCTTACATGCAG AGAATGTGGGCTAGATTTCCCAAATCGAGAAGCTCTAAATTTGCACCAAAGGTTACATACTGGTGATCGAACACTTGTAACAGACCTTTGTGGATTAGCAGCCGCCTTTCAACAAACTCCAGCACATTTCCTTACTCCAAACACTCCAGGAACACATCAG atgaaCGGGCCGATAGGAACGCCTGGTGTTAGTCATATGCATGGCGCGACGCAAACATCCCCGCCAGTGGGTACAGGACCAAAACCTAAGCCACATATTTGTCCTGATTGCGGCCGTGGTTTCGCACAAAAACATGGCTTGTCGCAACATCAACGACGTCATACAGATGGCAGTTGCCATATAAGATCACACGTATGTGATAAATGCGGCAAAGCCTTTTTCCAAAAGAATCATTTGTTACTACATCAACGTCAGCATATGGATCCGCCACCAAGTATACTTAGACAACAACAGAGACAAGCTGCCCAAGCTGCGGCTCAGCAAgcgcaacagcagcagcaacagcaagcgcaacaacaacaacagcaagttcagcagcagcagcaagtGCAACAGCAAGTGCAGCAGCAACCACAGCAACAACAGCAGACGTGTACCGTCGATACGAAAACGATTCAGTTGCAGGCAATACAGCAGCAAGTACAGCAACAAGTGCAACAACAGgtgcaacaacagcagcagcagcaacaacagcagcagcagcagcaacaacaacagcaacaacaacaacagacGCAGCAACAGCAAGCATGTTCCGTGGACGCTAAAGCAATACAGTTGAATGTCACCATGTGA